In Nitratiruptor sp. YY09-18, a single window of DNA contains:
- a CDS encoding DUF448 domain-containing protein: MCIHCKNRFYQNELYRLQCKEKRIYAFSGFGRSFYLCKSCIDDTKLPKSLARICKVDPTTALKMLKEIVENG; the protein is encoded by the coding sequence ATGTGTATACATTGTAAGAATAGATTTTATCAAAACGAGCTCTACAGGCTGCAGTGCAAAGAGAAGCGAATCTATGCATTTAGCGGTTTTGGTAGAAGCTTTTATCTGTGTAAATCGTGCATAGATGATACAAAACTTCCAAAAAGCCTCGCTCGCATCTGTAAAGTAGATCCCACTACGGCTTTGAAAATGTTAAAGGAGATAGTTGAGAATGGATAA
- the thrB gene encoding homoserine kinase, with protein sequence MEIRVPATSANMGPGFDTLGVALALYNKVHIKRSKFFSISIKGEGANNARLKGNNLFVSIFNENYRKLVDIKKREKFRFTFYNEIPLSRGLGSSSAVIVSAIAAAYAMAGVVISKEKLLNLALTYEHHPDNITPAVFGGFNVAVIENKKVISLKKEIPATLKAVVVIPNKPISTSHSRTKLPRKLSIPDAVFNISHSSLLTAAIFSEQWDVLRVAAKDRIHQDMRMRAMPELFEVQKTALQNGALMSTLSGSGSTFFNMTYAEDANRLAKILQVKFPKFSIKILDFDNNGIDIQD encoded by the coding sequence TTGGAGATTAGGGTTCCAGCTACAAGTGCAAATATGGGTCCAGGTTTTGATACACTTGGTGTCGCCTTGGCCCTCTATAACAAAGTCCATATTAAACGAAGCAAATTTTTTAGTATCTCAATTAAAGGTGAAGGAGCTAATAATGCTAGGCTCAAAGGTAATAACCTCTTCGTCTCTATTTTTAATGAAAACTATAGAAAGCTTGTAGATATTAAAAAGCGTGAGAAGTTTCGCTTCACATTCTACAATGAAATACCTCTTTCACGAGGACTTGGAAGCAGCTCGGCGGTAATTGTCAGTGCAATTGCAGCTGCATATGCAATGGCTGGTGTAGTGATAAGCAAAGAGAAGCTTCTCAATCTAGCCCTCACATATGAGCACCATCCAGATAATATTACACCGGCAGTCTTTGGTGGTTTCAATGTTGCAGTTATAGAAAATAAGAAGGTAATTTCACTCAAAAAAGAGATTCCAGCGACTCTTAAAGCAGTTGTTGTTATACCAAACAAGCCAATATCAACTTCTCACTCACGCACAAAGCTCCCAAGAAAGCTCTCCATACCAGATGCAGTCTTTAATATTTCACATAGTTCACTCCTCACTGCAGCAATATTTAGTGAGCAGTGGGATGTGCTGCGCGTAGCAGCAAAAGATCGCATCCACCAAGATATGCGAATGCGTGCCATGCCTGAGCTCTTTGAAGTACAAAAGACTGCTTTACAAAATGGTGCATTGATGAGTACACTCTCTGGGAGCGGGTCAACTTTTTTCAATATGACATATGCAGAGGATGCCAATCGTCTTGCTAAAATCTTGCAAGTAAAATTTCCAAAATTTAGTATAAAAATTTTGGATTTTGACAATAATGGTATAGATATTCAAGATTAA
- a CDS encoding M23 family metallopeptidase, with the protein MRRKSKKGIYLFVIILLAIGAGVYALYTSQSFERESPKIAAPGKIYWNLKKPLTITITDNSGIKEYQAVLHSGSQSVTLEKQMLSNPQKKVMLQLKPPSTFEPQSRSASIEISAVDKSLWKFSGNRAKKTIQIVIDTKKPNLSLVDNSYSITKGGSALVVFYCKDPNLDQVYIATNFGKKFYAEPFYKDGYYIALIAWPVMQESFRADIIAFDKAGNKARSHVPLYLKNRRYKTSKINLKKSFLEGKVEDLAVDFPKTRNMSPIEKFKYVNETVRQMNEKLIHTLTAAVPKERINGFTLRPFYPLKNAAPVASFGTHRYYYYNGKLVSESYHLGLDLASVRRAPIKASNRGDVVFADYNGIYGNMPIISHGLGLYTLYGHCSTVLVKKGESVARGETIAKTGNTGLALGDHLHFGILVQGVEVRPEEWMDARWIKANITDVIKEAKKIIDQE; encoded by the coding sequence TTGCGAAGAAAGAGTAAAAAGGGGATATATCTTTTTGTAATAATTTTATTAGCTATTGGTGCAGGAGTATACGCTCTTTATACATCACAAAGTTTTGAAAGAGAGAGCCCCAAGATTGCTGCACCTGGGAAAATCTACTGGAATTTGAAAAAACCTCTTACAATTACTATCACAGATAATAGCGGTATCAAAGAGTATCAAGCAGTTTTACACAGTGGCAGCCAGAGTGTGACTCTTGAGAAGCAGATGCTCAGCAATCCACAAAAAAAGGTGATGCTGCAGCTCAAGCCTCCTTCAACATTTGAGCCGCAAAGTAGGAGTGCTTCAATCGAGATAAGTGCAGTAGATAAGAGCTTATGGAAATTTAGTGGAAATAGAGCAAAGAAAACTATCCAAATAGTCATCGATACCAAAAAACCAAATCTCTCACTCGTAGACAACTCCTACTCTATTACTAAAGGCGGAAGTGCTTTAGTAGTTTTTTATTGCAAAGATCCAAATCTCGATCAAGTCTATATCGCAACAAATTTTGGCAAAAAGTTTTATGCAGAGCCTTTCTATAAAGATGGATACTACATAGCTCTCATTGCCTGGCCAGTTATGCAAGAGAGTTTTCGAGCCGATATCATCGCTTTTGACAAAGCTGGCAACAAAGCTCGCTCACATGTGCCTCTCTATCTCAAAAATCGCAGATATAAAACGAGCAAGATTAATCTTAAAAAGAGTTTTTTGGAAGGAAAAGTAGAAGACTTAGCAGTAGACTTTCCAAAAACACGGAATATGTCGCCGATAGAGAAGTTTAAATATGTCAATGAAACAGTGCGCCAGATGAATGAAAAACTGATCCATACTCTCACAGCAGCGGTTCCAAAAGAGAGAATCAATGGCTTTACTCTTAGGCCATTTTATCCACTCAAAAATGCCGCTCCTGTTGCAAGCTTCGGGACTCATCGCTACTATTACTATAATGGTAAATTAGTAAGCGAATCCTATCATCTAGGACTTGACCTTGCAAGTGTACGTCGCGCTCCTATTAAAGCAAGCAACAGAGGCGATGTGGTGTTTGCAGACTATAACGGAATTTATGGAAATATGCCTATAATATCACATGGTCTAGGTCTTTATACTCTCTATGGACATTGTTCGACTGTTTTAGTCAAAAAAGGCGAAAGTGTAGCAAGAGGTGAGACTATCGCAAAAACAGGCAATACAGGTCTAGCCCTTGGTGACCACCTCCATTTTGGTATTTTGGTACAAGGAGTTGAGGTACGCCCTGAAGAGTGGATGGATGCTCGCTGGATCAAAGCCAATATCACAGATGTGATCAAAGAGGCAAAAAAGATTATAGACCAAGAGTAA
- the rimP gene encoding ribosome maturation factor RimP yields MSLEQDIKKIVESCGAKLYDIETVSEHGKTIYRVTITDRDGVDLDKCAKVSNLISPLLDVNPPVSGDYNLEVSSPGIERKLKKLAHFENSIGEKVRITTIEGDVIDGVLEKVEGNTIFIKTADGLVSVDFDDIQSAKTYFEW; encoded by the coding sequence GTGAGTCTAGAACAAGATATCAAAAAAATAGTAGAGTCGTGTGGAGCCAAACTCTATGATATCGAGACAGTAAGTGAGCATGGCAAGACGATCTATCGCGTCACAATAACTGATAGAGATGGTGTAGATCTTGATAAGTGCGCTAAAGTTTCTAATCTCATCTCTCCTTTGCTCGATGTCAATCCGCCAGTAAGTGGTGATTATAACCTTGAAGTGAGCTCTCCAGGAATTGAGAGAAAGCTCAAAAAGCTTGCACATTTTGAAAACTCCATAGGTGAGAAGGTACGCATCACAACGATCGAAGGTGATGTTATTGATGGAGTTCTTGAAAAAGTTGAAGGAAATACAATTTTTATCAAGACAGCAGATGGCCTTGTGAGCGTAGATTTTGATGATATCCAAAGTGCTAAGACATATTTTGAATGGTAG
- a CDS encoding bifunctional oligoribonuclease/PAP phosphatase NrnA — translation MKQAWEVIKQAKKIALLTHLNPDADTLGSALGFWHYLKKDKKCDVFNLSQLPYNLDFLPGIKKVKCYEPKGYDLWISFDCGSFDRLGLSSKDALLINIDHHKSNTMYGDFNIIDPHAAATSQVAYNFLRSQGASIDNNTALCFYTALVDDTGFFKYDSVDAEVFAFAKELVEAGASPEYVANMLTMREPLAKLRLIPLVLNTLELVLNAQVAIIYLTQQMLAQTGATKEMADDALTMARSLATVEVAMLLREEEDGRIKVSLRSKNYVDVSLIAAAFGGGGHKRAAGFTSHLHEFDTVKAMLLEKIKGELLAKKE, via the coding sequence ATGAAGCAGGCTTGGGAAGTAATAAAGCAAGCAAAAAAGATAGCTCTCCTAACCCATCTTAACCCAGATGCTGATACTCTTGGCAGTGCACTTGGATTTTGGCATTATCTCAAAAAAGATAAAAAGTGTGATGTTTTCAATCTCTCACAACTTCCCTATAACCTTGACTTTCTTCCTGGAATCAAAAAAGTAAAGTGTTATGAACCAAAGGGATATGATCTTTGGATCAGTTTTGATTGTGGGAGTTTTGATAGATTGGGTCTTTCATCAAAAGATGCACTGCTTATCAATATCGATCATCACAAAAGCAATACTATGTATGGAGATTTTAATATTATAGACCCTCATGCAGCTGCCACTTCTCAGGTTGCATACAACTTTTTGCGCTCACAGGGTGCATCAATAGATAACAACACAGCACTTTGCTTCTATACAGCACTTGTAGATGATACAGGATTTTTCAAATATGACAGTGTAGATGCTGAGGTTTTTGCATTTGCCAAAGAGTTGGTCGAGGCAGGAGCTAGTCCTGAGTATGTGGCAAATATGCTGACTATGCGTGAGCCTCTTGCGAAATTAAGACTTATACCTTTAGTGCTTAATACCCTTGAACTCGTTCTTAATGCACAGGTGGCAATTATCTATCTAACCCAGCAGATGCTAGCACAAACTGGAGCAACCAAAGAGATGGCAGACGATGCGCTTACTATGGCAAGGAGCCTGGCCACTGTTGAGGTTGCAATGCTTTTGCGCGAAGAAGAGGATGGGCGTATTAAAGTGTCGCTACGATCCAAAAACTATGTGGATGTGAGCCTCATAGCTGCTGCTTTTGGAGGAGGTGGACACAAGAGAGCTGCCGGATTTACTTCTCATTTACATGAGTTTGATACAGTAAAAGCCATGCTTTTAGAAAAGATCAAAGGAGAGTTGCTTGCGAAGAAAGAGTAA
- the rbfA gene encoding 30S ribosome-binding factor RbfA, producing the protein MKPSEIKRKRQASLLRELISEALGQLDDERLHGITITDVDVKRGGYDADVFIDKSFYTPQEQQEILKALKRAAPLLQTFCLEASGWYKCPKFHFKFDELLDQQKKIEELFNKIKDEK; encoded by the coding sequence ATGAAACCAAGTGAGATCAAAAGAAAACGCCAGGCTTCGCTTCTTAGAGAACTTATCAGTGAGGCTCTTGGGCAGCTTGATGATGAGAGACTGCATGGTATCACGATAACTGATGTGGATGTGAAACGGGGTGGATATGATGCAGACGTATTTATAGATAAGAGTTTCTATACTCCCCAAGAGCAGCAAGAGATCCTCAAAGCACTCAAACGTGCAGCTCCTCTTTTGCAAACATTTTGCCTGGAAGCGAGTGGTTGGTATAAGTGCCCAAAATTTCATTTCAAATTTGATGAGCTTCTAGATCAACAGAAAAAAATAGAAGAGCTTTTTAATAAGATAAAGGATGAGAAGTGA
- the nadA gene encoding quinolinate synthase NadA: MNIEQLQQKIKELKEQLNVTIVAHYYQKDEVFDIADLTGDSLELAKKAKESESEWILFCGVGFMGQSVKVLAPHKRVAMPKIACCAMARMIDSSYFDASVKAMEDAGIPREDILPITYINSGADVKAKVGKMGGAVCTSSSAVKIIEKAMQSGKKILFVPDRCLGQNVARMMGLKSVVIGIDEPKKIKEADIICYNGFCSVHQLFTLKDVEFFRKRYPGIKIAVHPECDPSVCEAADFVGSTSQIIKYVQSLDPEQKVAVGTEYNLVHRLRDKNTYVLSSTKPECPTMNETTLEDVYNTLQEIQKGNPINEIHVDRDTVKWAKIALDRMFEYVEAK; the protein is encoded by the coding sequence TTGAATATAGAGCAGTTACAGCAAAAAATTAAAGAGCTCAAAGAGCAACTCAATGTCACTATAGTTGCACACTATTACCAAAAAGATGAGGTATTTGATATAGCAGATCTCACTGGAGATAGCTTAGAGCTTGCCAAAAAAGCCAAAGAGAGTGAGAGTGAATGGATACTCTTTTGTGGTGTAGGGTTTATGGGACAGAGTGTGAAAGTACTTGCACCCCATAAGCGTGTGGCTATGCCTAAAATTGCATGCTGCGCTATGGCACGCATGATTGATAGTAGTTACTTTGATGCTTCAGTCAAAGCTATGGAAGATGCTGGGATCCCAAGAGAGGATATTTTGCCTATAACATATATAAATAGCGGCGCTGATGTCAAAGCTAAGGTTGGCAAAATGGGTGGAGCAGTCTGTACAAGTAGCAGTGCGGTTAAAATTATCGAAAAGGCGATGCAAAGTGGCAAAAAAATACTCTTTGTGCCAGATAGATGCCTGGGGCAAAATGTAGCACGTATGATGGGGCTCAAAAGTGTAGTGATTGGAATAGATGAACCTAAGAAAATCAAAGAGGCTGATATTATCTGCTACAACGGTTTTTGTTCAGTTCATCAGCTCTTTACTCTCAAAGATGTGGAGTTTTTCCGTAAGCGCTATCCAGGTATCAAGATTGCTGTACATCCAGAGTGTGATCCAAGTGTTTGTGAAGCAGCCGATTTTGTAGGATCAACGAGCCAAATCATAAAATACGTACAATCACTTGATCCAGAGCAAAAAGTAGCTGTAGGTACGGAATACAATCTTGTGCATAGGCTTCGCGATAAAAATACATATGTCCTCTCTTCTACAAAGCCAGAGTGCCCAACAATGAATGAGACAACATTGGAAGATGTGTACAATACTCTACAAGAAATACAAAAGGGAAATCCTATCAATGAAATCCATGTAGATAGGGATACAGTCAAGTGGGCAAAAATCGCTCTTGATAGAATGTTTGAATATGTGGAGGCGAAATAG
- the infB gene encoding translation initiation factor IF-2, whose translation MDKVRIHEIASELGLKSKDVLEKAKELGLKVKAPSSGVSFEEAEKLAEYIMSGASVQAQEQPAKNEVKKTQPEEQPEEKMEEKPQEVAKEAPQEHKSEQKEKEAKEIKESLAPASLKKRRGLVIVKKKKPKPEPTQEPQAPKEQSQESQQEGGLELKRKVKKNKKAPAPAKKQEGKKIEILEDRNLSDVSLEIEEDVVVLPDFSEELQKVEEEEKKPQPQKQQKQVKVARKSFNIEQTGISRSKKKKKRKKESKASEEVKVVEIPEEVRVYEFAEKAGKSVAEVIKVLFNLGMMATKNDFLDKETIEILAEEFGLEVKVKDVLEELDYVSAYDAVEDDYLEERPPVITIMGHVDHGKTSLLDHIRNSRVAEKEAGGITQHIGAYMVDNNGKKITFIDTPGHEAFTEMRARGAQVTDIAIVVVAADDGVKPQTVEAVNHAKTADVPIIVAVNKIDKPDANPDLVKSQMAELGITPSEWGGEYEFVNVSAKTGEGVDDLLDTILLQAELMELKANPKREAKAVVIESSLEKGRGPVATVIVRNGTLKVGDHVVCGVAYGRVRAIIDDLGKMIKERKPSEPGVVVGLDKVPPAGEIMIAVQDAETARKYAERRAEYERQKELSKSTKVTLEELSQLVKEGQLKKLPVIIKADTQGSLEAIKGSLEKLKNEEVKVDIIHAGVGAISESDVTLADASDNAVILGFNVRPTGSVKEKAKQLGVNIKTYSIIYDLIDDVKALLSGMLSPIIKEETIGQAEVRETFNVPKIGTVAGCIVTDGVIERNAKARVIRDGVVIYDSTISSLKRFKEDVREVSKGYECGLMIENFNDIKVGDVIEAYKEIEEAATL comes from the coding sequence ATGGATAAAGTGCGCATCCATGAAATAGCAAGTGAGCTAGGGCTCAAAAGTAAAGATGTTTTAGAAAAGGCCAAAGAGTTAGGGCTCAAAGTCAAAGCTCCTTCTAGTGGTGTTAGTTTTGAAGAGGCTGAGAAATTGGCTGAGTATATTATGAGTGGAGCTTCAGTACAAGCGCAAGAACAGCCAGCAAAAAATGAGGTCAAAAAGACTCAACCAGAAGAGCAGCCAGAAGAAAAGATGGAAGAGAAGCCTCAAGAAGTAGCCAAAGAAGCACCACAAGAACACAAAAGTGAGCAAAAGGAAAAAGAAGCAAAAGAGATAAAAGAGTCTTTGGCCCCAGCTTCATTGAAGAAGCGTCGCGGTCTTGTGATAGTCAAGAAGAAAAAGCCAAAACCAGAGCCAACTCAAGAGCCTCAAGCTCCAAAAGAACAATCGCAAGAGAGCCAGCAAGAGGGCGGTTTGGAGCTTAAGAGAAAAGTGAAGAAAAACAAAAAAGCTCCTGCTCCAGCTAAGAAGCAAGAGGGTAAAAAGATCGAGATTTTAGAAGATAGAAACCTCAGTGATGTGAGCTTGGAGATAGAAGAGGATGTAGTAGTTTTACCAGATTTTAGTGAAGAGTTGCAAAAGGTTGAAGAGGAAGAGAAAAAGCCGCAACCGCAAAAGCAGCAAAAACAGGTAAAAGTAGCAAGAAAGAGCTTCAATATTGAGCAAACTGGTATAAGTAGAAGCAAGAAGAAGAAAAAGCGTAAAAAAGAGAGCAAAGCGAGTGAAGAGGTAAAAGTTGTTGAGATTCCTGAAGAGGTAAGAGTCTATGAATTTGCTGAAAAAGCTGGCAAAAGCGTAGCAGAAGTAATCAAGGTGCTCTTTAACCTTGGCATGATGGCTACAAAAAATGACTTTTTGGATAAAGAGACAATCGAAATCCTAGCTGAAGAGTTTGGCCTTGAAGTAAAAGTCAAAGATGTACTTGAAGAGCTTGATTATGTAAGTGCGTATGATGCAGTAGAGGATGACTACCTCGAAGAGCGCCCACCTGTTATTACCATCATGGGGCATGTTGACCACGGAAAAACATCACTCCTTGATCATATACGCAACTCTCGCGTAGCAGAAAAAGAGGCTGGCGGTATTACGCAGCACATCGGTGCGTATATGGTAGATAATAATGGTAAAAAGATCACATTCATCGATACTCCTGGTCACGAAGCTTTTACAGAAATGCGTGCACGTGGTGCACAAGTTACTGATATAGCGATTGTTGTTGTGGCTGCAGATGATGGAGTCAAACCACAAACTGTCGAAGCAGTCAACCACGCAAAAACAGCAGATGTACCTATCATCGTTGCAGTCAATAAAATAGACAAACCTGATGCGAATCCAGATCTTGTCAAATCACAAATGGCAGAGCTTGGCATCACGCCAAGCGAGTGGGGTGGTGAGTATGAGTTTGTTAATGTGAGTGCCAAGACGGGAGAGGGGGTTGATGATCTTCTTGATACCATATTGCTTCAGGCTGAACTTATGGAGCTCAAAGCAAATCCAAAACGTGAAGCTAAAGCAGTCGTTATAGAGAGCTCGCTTGAAAAAGGGCGTGGACCTGTAGCGACAGTGATTGTGCGCAATGGTACACTCAAAGTGGGTGATCATGTGGTCTGCGGTGTTGCGTATGGACGTGTTAGAGCAATTATCGATGATCTTGGTAAGATGATTAAAGAGCGCAAACCGAGTGAGCCTGGTGTAGTTGTAGGACTTGATAAAGTTCCACCAGCCGGCGAAATCATGATCGCTGTGCAAGATGCAGAGACAGCGAGAAAATATGCTGAGAGGCGAGCAGAATATGAGCGACAAAAAGAGCTCAGCAAATCGACGAAAGTTACGTTGGAAGAGCTCAGCCAGCTTGTCAAAGAGGGGCAACTCAAAAAACTCCCAGTCATTATCAAAGCCGATACACAAGGAAGCCTTGAAGCAATCAAGGGAAGCCTTGAAAAACTCAAAAATGAAGAGGTCAAGGTCGATATCATCCATGCTGGAGTTGGAGCAATCAGTGAGAGTGATGTCACACTTGCAGATGCGAGTGATAACGCCGTGATTTTGGGCTTTAACGTGCGTCCAACTGGAAGCGTAAAAGAAAAAGCAAAGCAGCTGGGTGTCAATATCAAGACCTACTCCATCATCTATGACTTGATTGATGATGTCAAAGCGCTCCTTAGCGGAATGCTTAGTCCTATCATCAAAGAAGAGACAATCGGTCAAGCAGAAGTGCGTGAGACCTTCAATGTACCAAAAATTGGTACAGTTGCTGGATGTATTGTTACTGATGGTGTGATCGAGCGCAATGCAAAAGCTCGCGTTATTCGTGATGGAGTAGTGATCTATGATAGTACTATTAGCTCACTCAAGCGTTTCAAAGAGGATGTGAGAGAGGTGAGCAAAGGGTATGAGTGTGGTCTCATGATAGAAAACTTCAACGATATCAAAGTGGGAGATGTAATAGAGGCTTACAAAGAGATTGAAGAGGCAGCTACGCTGTAA
- the lpxC gene encoding UDP-3-O-acyl-N-acetylglucosamine deacetylase has translation MKQRTIKKPVEIVGIGLHKGVPVRMRLEPAQENSGITFYRKDKKRYIKLSPANVVDTKMATVIGNKDALISTIEHLMSAVYSYGIDNLLIILDNDEVPIMDGSAISYCMLLDEAGIAEQKALKKVMKITAPVEIREGNKYVKLEPSESFTLDFTIDFSHPVIGKEHMVFDFSTKEYIKEIAKARTFGFLHEVQYLRSIGLALGGSLENAIVLDDKKVLNSEGLRYSDEFVRHKILDAIGDLSLLGMPLMGRYEAFAGSHKLNHQLTLALLESKSYKIIEAKENTPQGIAIGAAYATA, from the coding sequence ATGAAGCAACGAACTATAAAAAAGCCTGTAGAGATTGTAGGTATCGGCTTGCATAAGGGTGTGCCAGTACGTATGCGTCTTGAACCTGCACAAGAAAACAGTGGCATTACCTTCTATAGAAAAGATAAAAAGAGATATATTAAGCTCTCCCCTGCAAATGTTGTAGATACCAAAATGGCTACCGTTATTGGCAACAAAGATGCTCTCATCTCCACAATTGAGCACCTTATGAGCGCGGTGTATAGCTATGGAATTGATAATTTGTTGATTATTTTAGATAATGATGAAGTGCCTATCATGGATGGCAGTGCAATAAGTTACTGCATGCTTTTGGATGAAGCTGGCATTGCTGAGCAGAAAGCCTTGAAAAAAGTGATGAAGATCACAGCTCCTGTAGAGATTCGGGAGGGAAACAAATATGTCAAGTTAGAGCCTAGCGAAAGCTTTACTCTGGACTTTACCATAGACTTTTCACATCCAGTAATTGGCAAGGAGCATATGGTTTTTGATTTTAGTACTAAAGAGTACATTAAAGAGATTGCCAAAGCAAGAACCTTTGGATTTTTGCACGAGGTACAGTATTTGCGCAGTATTGGTTTAGCTCTTGGTGGAAGTTTGGAAAATGCGATAGTTTTAGATGACAAAAAGGTGCTCAACAGTGAAGGACTGCGCTATAGCGATGAGTTCGTCCGTCATAAAATTTTAGATGCTATCGGGGATCTTTCACTTCTTGGTATGCCTCTCATGGGGCGCTATGAAGCATTCGCAGGAAGCCACAAACTCAACCACCAGCTCACTCTGGCACTTCTTGAGAGTAAAAGCTATAAAATAATTGAAGCCAAAGAGAATACTCCACAAGGAATAGCTATTGGTGCAGCCTACGCCACTGCCTGA
- the plsY gene encoding glycerol-3-phosphate 1-O-acyltransferase PlsY, whose product MDFFTNPNVLFYIFAYLVGGIPFGYILAKIFAKVNIKEYGSKSIGATNVLRVVKEKDPKLAKRLAIVTVVFDALKGAILVLIAKFAGFPPAVWWMVGIMTVLGHCYSIFLRFEGGKGVATGMGVLLVLLPIETLIGFVVWFIVGKTTKISSLASLSGLMAVIIASFIIHPELPYVKSHAPLLLLAFIIFYKHLPNIYRLIRGEEKSVAL is encoded by the coding sequence ATGGATTTTTTCACAAACCCAAACGTACTCTTTTATATTTTTGCCTATCTTGTTGGTGGTATCCCCTTCGGCTATATCCTTGCAAAGATTTTTGCTAAAGTCAATATCAAAGAGTACGGCTCAAAAAGTATAGGTGCTACAAATGTTTTACGTGTAGTGAAAGAAAAAGATCCGAAACTCGCCAAAAGACTTGCAATCGTGACAGTTGTATTTGATGCGCTCAAAGGTGCGATACTCGTGCTCATCGCCAAATTTGCTGGATTTCCGCCAGCTGTATGGTGGATGGTAGGTATTATGACAGTTTTGGGACACTGCTATAGTATTTTCTTGCGCTTTGAAGGAGGCAAAGGGGTAGCTACCGGTATGGGAGTGCTTTTGGTACTGCTACCTATTGAAACATTGATAGGCTTTGTTGTGTGGTTTATAGTTGGAAAAACTACCAAGATCTCCTCGTTAGCATCTTTGAGTGGGCTTATGGCAGTAATTATCGCTAGCTTTATCATCCATCCTGAACTCCCCTATGTCAAGTCTCACGCTCCACTGTTGCTACTGGCTTTTATAATTTTTTATAAACATCTACCAAATATCTACCGCCTCATCCGTGGAGAGGAGAAGAGCGTAGCTCTATGA
- the nadC gene encoding carboxylating nicotinate-nucleotide diphosphorylase, translated as MDALAFAKEVLAEDLGRGDLFALVAKPMQAAAKIVAKSHGVLAGVVYADAIAAVQKLDIVWQKSDGEEFSVGEEIARIYGDAVAMLQAERALLNTILHASSIATNAREFVKAAGDRIKVLDTRKTRPLLRVFEKYAARVGGVVNHRMGLDDCLMLKDTHLATIEDLKAFIQEARKKIPFTAKIEIECETLEMAQKAMEAGADIVMCDNMDMQTIQEVVKLRNEKFSHVLLEASGNITNETIAKYAAIGVDAVSSGSIVHQATWPDLSMKMEIA; from the coding sequence GTGGATGCACTCGCTTTTGCCAAAGAGGTATTGGCAGAAGATTTAGGGAGAGGAGATCTCTTTGCTCTTGTTGCCAAGCCGATGCAAGCCGCTGCAAAAATAGTAGCCAAATCCCATGGAGTATTGGCTGGAGTTGTCTATGCTGATGCAATTGCCGCAGTGCAAAAGCTTGATATTGTGTGGCAAAAGAGTGATGGAGAGGAGTTTAGTGTAGGTGAAGAGATTGCTCGCATCTATGGTGATGCAGTTGCAATGCTGCAGGCTGAAAGAGCCCTGCTCAATACTATCTTGCACGCCTCTTCTATTGCGACAAACGCAAGAGAGTTTGTCAAAGCCGCAGGTGATCGCATCAAGGTTTTGGATACGAGAAAGACGCGTCCACTCTTGCGTGTATTTGAGAAGTATGCAGCACGCGTTGGAGGAGTGGTCAATCATAGAATGGGGCTAGATGACTGTTTGATGCTCAAAGACACCCACCTAGCGACAATTGAAGATCTCAAAGCTTTCATCCAAGAAGCGCGTAAAAAGATTCCATTTACTGCAAAGATCGAAATTGAGTGCGAAACTTTAGAGATGGCGCAAAAAGCCATGGAAGCCGGGGCCGATATTGTGATGTGTGACAATATGGATATGCAGACTATTCAAGAAGTAGTGAAGCTACGCAATGAGAAGTTTTCGCATGTACTTTTGGAAGCGAGTGGGAATATTACAAATGAGACAATTGCCAAATATGCTGCAATTGGTGTCGATGCAGTGAGTAGTGGAAGCATTGTCCACCAAGCTACATGGCCGGATCTTTCGATGAAGATGGAAATTGCATGA